The proteins below come from a single Streptococcus porcinus genomic window:
- a CDS encoding AMP-binding protein, protein MLKLLMDTLEKISKIDPKRIAIKDQDKVLTYYDVEKLTNTIANKIVEKVGENQRIVVALPHDINQILILIAIIKSNNCYVPIDYTTKEDKIKKSFHQLKQSYMYQIKKFHAYLIMTI, encoded by the coding sequence ATGTTAAAGCTACTCATGGATACATTAGAAAAAATAAGTAAAATAGACCCCAAAAGAATTGCAATTAAAGATCAAGACAAAGTGCTTACTTATTATGACGTTGAAAAATTGACTAATACTATTGCTAATAAAATAGTAGAAAAGGTTGGAGAGAATCAGCGTATCGTAGTTGCCTTACCTCATGATATCAATCAAATTTTGATACTAATTGCAATCATTAAATCAAATAATTGTTATGTACCTATTGATTACACAACTAAGGAAGATAAAATAAAAAAATCTTTTCATCAACTAAAGCAATCATATATGTATCAGATAAAGAAATTCCATGCTTATCTGATAATGACTATTTAG
- a CDS encoding glycosyltransferase family 2 protein, translating into MFIVGIPTLNEADNISKLVEKIDKYSLELGENIVIINSDSNSDDGTSKIFLKTKTFNPKISLTSIQRGKGYNVRNIFQYSLAHFPNFDGVVLIDGDVISLDKTWLKKMYLSIREGNDLVVPNYARKFFEGNATNHFIYPILLKLFKKDVPYQCISGDLGFSKKLVKELIYNCNWHSFSNGYGIDIFLTLTALLKSYKIKEIDLESKIHKRSFEKIEKIFMEVSQSFFETLTDHFSYIDRDKYHLSFESHTKRFVDSNDKPSIDEIEKLRTRALLLLGIEDSYPQGIEATMWHSKLAESLKNIPKFSSSELARSLLPYYLLRVYNYLKFNNFGSVSFNLETTTQNIKGNCCNKEKHFNLYNSH; encoded by the coding sequence ATGTTTATTGTAGGTATTCCAACTTTAAATGAGGCCGATAATATCAGTAAATTAGTTGAAAAAATTGATAAGTACTCTTTGGAGTTAGGAGAGAATATAGTTATTATTAATTCTGATAGTAATAGTGACGATGGGACTTCAAAAATCTTTTTAAAGACGAAAACATTTAACCCCAAAATTTCACTGACATCCATTCAGCGCGGAAAAGGTTACAATGTGAGAAATATTTTTCAATATAGCTTAGCTCATTTTCCCAATTTTGATGGGGTTGTTTTAATAGATGGTGATGTCATTTCATTAGATAAAACCTGGTTGAAAAAGATGTATCTATCCATTAGGGAAGGTAATGATCTTGTGGTTCCTAATTATGCTAGAAAATTTTTTGAAGGAAATGCGACAAATCATTTTATTTATCCTATCTTATTAAAATTATTTAAGAAAGATGTCCCCTATCAATGTATTTCTGGAGACCTTGGCTTCTCGAAAAAATTGGTTAAAGAGCTAATTTATAATTGTAATTGGCATAGTTTTTCTAACGGCTATGGAATTGATATTTTTTTAACATTAACTGCACTATTAAAATCTTACAAAATCAAGGAAATTGATTTAGAGTCTAAGATCCATAAGAGAAGTTTTGAAAAGATAGAGAAAATATTTATGGAAGTTTCACAAAGTTTTTTTGAGACGCTGACAGATCATTTTTCCTATATTGATAGAGACAAGTATCATTTATCATTTGAAAGTCACACTAAGAGGTTTGTTGATTCGAATGATAAGCCTTCCATTGATGAAATAGAAAAGTTAAGAACAAGAGCTTTGCTATTACTAGGGATAGAGGATAGCTATCCTCAAGGAATCGAGGCAACTATGTGGCATTCTAAATTGGCTGAGTCACTCAAAAATATACCTAAGTTCAGTAGTAGTGAGCTTGCAAGAAGCTTATTACCTTACTATTTATTGAGAGTCTATAATTATCTAAAATTTAATAATTTTGGAAGTGTTTCCTTTAATTTAGAGACGACGACTCAAAACATTAAAGGCAACTGTTGCAATAAAGAAAAACACTTTAATCTTTATAACTCACACTAA
- a CDS encoding serine/threonine protein kinase: MYMKSKTILYFGLVEITFEVPECIFKNIKEQDNHIKAQAKEVKVRGNLKLIKSNHQFVKYDGKTNISVFGQMKYFKKGTSLYYIGEYLAECLLIEASHTLLVHAAALYNPDTKKSIILFGEKGAGKTTVALRLCIEHGYHLIGNDQIIFGLENGDLFTYAGTANFNIRRTATLSDDLLHKLFGSYFSSFPHSARISWDEKISVSAKELGVLTCHSPANVSKIYYIKTDKKQEGTLQQIWDDNLACLILNELLGRHISAQVSCFQSDEGNYFSAMPLIRYQQNNLVREKIVKTIFKKYNIYKIAADTSEKIVKEIVDEMNSE, translated from the coding sequence ATGTATATGAAGAGTAAGACAATCTTGTATTTTGGATTAGTTGAGATTACATTTGAAGTGCCAGAGTGTATATTTAAAAATATTAAAGAACAGGATAATCATATTAAAGCTCAGGCAAAAGAGGTTAAGGTTCGTGGGAACTTGAAGTTAATAAAAAGCAATCATCAATTTGTGAAATATGATGGGAAGACTAATATTTCTGTTTTTGGACAGATGAAGTACTTTAAAAAAGGAACTTCTCTCTATTATATAGGTGAATATTTAGCTGAATGCCTTTTGATTGAAGCAAGTCATACTCTATTAGTTCATGCTGCCGCGTTATATAATCCTGATACCAAAAAATCGATTATTTTATTTGGCGAAAAAGGGGCTGGAAAAACCACAGTTGCTCTAAGACTTTGCATTGAACATGGTTATCATCTTATCGGTAATGATCAAATCATATTTGGCTTAGAAAATGGAGATCTATTCACCTATGCAGGAACAGCTAACTTTAATATTAGGAGAACGGCTACTTTATCAGATGATTTATTACATAAATTATTTGGAAGTTATTTCAGTTCTTTTCCACATTCAGCTAGGATAAGTTGGGACGAAAAAATTTCTGTATCTGCTAAAGAATTAGGAGTGTTAACTTGTCACTCCCCGGCTAACGTTTCTAAAATTTATTACATTAAGACCGATAAAAAACAAGAAGGTACATTACAACAAATCTGGGATGATAATTTAGCATGTCTTATTCTGAATGAATTATTAGGAAGGCATATCTCAGCCCAAGTTTCCTGTTTTCAGTCTGATGAGGGGAATTATTTTTCTGCCATGCCTCTCATTCGTTATCAGCAAAACAATTTAGTCCGTGAAAAAATAGTAAAGACTATTTTTAAAAAATACAATATATATAAAATTGCTGCTGACACATCTGAAAAAATAGTGAAAGAGATTGTAGATGAGATGAATTCAGAATAA
- a CDS encoding methionine adenosyltransferase: MDLKITNGFSDPSHSSYEVVERKGLGHPDTLADGIAEQIEIDYSLYCLEKFGVIPHHNFDKIIIRGGHSVQALGGSDFIEPIKVIFLGRASKECFGSTIPLFKIQKKAAINYLKRILPNLDVENCVEFESLTSNFTTKDNWFSPKSLEDLPEYSGQPKANDTATMISYWPLTISEELALTIEGYFYKLNSQNLPVPRFPQVGGDIKVMVVRNGAEYAIKINFPLISKYFMEKGECEKYVVDHIEKIKKYIESKYQTISYTLGYHYYMTTSGSCIDFGEEGAVGRGNKTHGIISSFRPNTMEAPAGKNCTYFIGKVWGFLTDTIAKEVYETFKTPCQVIMQANIHSDLYKPTHLFVQTHKEVDYEKTLEITNKYLSLGRENTKLILNTQHFLPRTNVYEE; the protein is encoded by the coding sequence ATGGATTTAAAAATTACAAATGGCTTTTCTGATCCAAGCCATTCATCATATGAAGTAGTTGAACGTAAAGGATTGGGGCACCCTGATACATTAGCAGATGGAATTGCCGAACAAATTGAAATTGATTACTCTCTTTATTGCTTGGAAAAATTTGGTGTTATCCCACATCATAATTTTGATAAGATTATCATCCGAGGAGGACACTCCGTGCAAGCTCTAGGGGGGAGTGATTTTATTGAGCCCATTAAAGTGATTTTTTTAGGTAGAGCAAGTAAAGAGTGTTTTGGAAGTACGATTCCTCTATTTAAAATTCAAAAAAAGGCTGCAATAAACTATTTAAAGAGAATTCTACCGAACTTAGATGTTGAAAACTGTGTGGAATTTGAGTCCTTGACCTCAAATTTCACTACAAAAGATAATTGGTTCTCACCGAAATCTCTTGAAGATCTACCTGAATATAGTGGTCAACCTAAAGCGAATGATACAGCTACAATGATAAGTTATTGGCCATTGACAATATCTGAAGAGTTAGCATTAACGATTGAAGGGTATTTCTATAAATTAAATTCTCAAAACTTACCTGTACCAAGATTTCCTCAGGTAGGAGGGGATATTAAGGTGATGGTCGTTAGAAATGGTGCGGAATACGCTATTAAAATCAATTTCCCATTAATTAGTAAATATTTCATGGAGAAGGGCGAATGCGAAAAATATGTTGTCGACCATATCGAAAAAATAAAAAAATATATTGAATCTAAATATCAAACTATTTCTTATACTTTGGGATACCATTACTATATGACTACCTCAGGCTCCTGTATTGATTTTGGAGAAGAGGGGGCAGTTGGCCGAGGTAATAAGACGCATGGCATTATATCAAGTTTCAGGCCAAATACTATGGAAGCACCTGCAGGTAAGAATTGCACTTATTTTATAGGTAAAGTATGGGGATTCTTGACTGATACAATTGCTAAAGAAGTTTATGAAACCTTCAAAACACCTTGTCAAGTTATTATGCAAGCAAATATTCATTCAGATTTGTATAAGCCTACTCATTTATTTGTTCAAACACATAAAGAAGTAGATTATGAAAAAACATTAGAAATTACAAATAAATATTTGTCTCTAGGAAGAGAAAATACAAAGCTAATTTTAAATACCCAGCACTTTTTACCTAGGACAAATGTATATGAAGAGTAA
- a CDS encoding dehydrogenase produces MSRNRDCKNILIIGFGKIGKIKADKWLSRGYDVYVKDLKFSSMKLLNKNVNVLDDLSREYFTIEICTPTNDHLRVLKTIVKTYLYSYISIEKPLCNKLEDLEEMISLVESQPHLSKKVFASEQYFFSKVLEELLQVESFSLDKTKEITIDFSKDRIKDNENGRFLDQEILGYGIEFPHIIAVISYLGISLEKFKKGIFVNTIYIKDLEKHDYSIEISSCINQMVVKITSNLGSFAIREGKIKGGDAKTVRRVTIDDKIITFDPHPKLERYTSELVAGETILQIHDDMMDTYISLLEENSIPEGCYIHNAVKLTKFLIELYSECEKIYL; encoded by the coding sequence ATGAGTAGAAATCGTGATTGTAAAAATATTCTAATAATTGGTTTTGGAAAAATTGGGAAAATTAAGGCGGATAAGTGGCTATCACGTGGATATGATGTCTACGTCAAAGATTTAAAATTTTCCAGCATGAAATTACTTAATAAAAACGTTAATGTGTTGGATGACTTATCACGAGAATATTTTACGATTGAAATTTGTACTCCGACAAATGATCACCTTAGGGTATTAAAAACTATTGTAAAAACGTATCTCTATTCTTACATTAGCATTGAGAAGCCACTTTGTAACAAGTTGGAAGATTTAGAAGAAATGATCTCGCTAGTAGAAAGTCAACCACACTTGTCAAAAAAAGTTTTTGCAAGTGAGCAATATTTCTTTTCTAAGGTTTTAGAAGAACTGTTACAAGTGGAATCTTTCTCGCTAGATAAAACTAAAGAAATAACAATTGATTTTTCTAAAGATAGGATTAAAGATAACGAGAATGGGAGATTTTTAGATCAGGAGATATTGGGTTATGGGATAGAATTTCCTCATATTATTGCTGTTATCTCCTATTTGGGAATTTCATTGGAAAAGTTCAAAAAAGGCATCTTTGTAAATACTATTTATATAAAGGACTTAGAGAAACACGACTATTCAATCGAAATCTCATCCTGTATTAATCAAATGGTGGTTAAAATTACTAGTAATTTGGGAAGTTTCGCCATAAGAGAAGGAAAAATTAAAGGAGGTGATGCAAAGACAGTAAGAAGAGTTACAATTGACGATAAAATAATAACGTTTGATCCGCATCCTAAACTCGAAAGGTACACGAGTGAGTTAGTAGCTGGGGAAACTATTCTTCAAATTCACGATGATATGATGGACACATATATCAGCTTGTTAGAGGAAAATTCTATTCCTGAAGGTTGCTATATTCATAATGCGGTTAAGCTGACAAAATTTTTAATTGAGTTATATTCTGAGTGTGAAAAAATTTATTTATGA
- a CDS encoding coenzyme F420-0:L-glutamate ligase, which yields MTLNLIELANIPEIKEGDPVAEIIAESMISANLCLKNRDIICIASKIVSIAENSVVSLDTVIPSDLAKQLHKRIPRKDPRIIELILELTNRDLSLLDVRDNYIGCRLANGLKLTSGGIDKKSDDEVVMLPKDPDKSAKKISEYLSLKFKKQVAVIISDSDGREDKRGANQVAIGVFGIEPLRKTKSIDITTGKCKIQEETLCDMLASSAGLLMGQRGTGIPAVIIRGLDYKWSEHTSIKEALNE from the coding sequence ATGACTTTAAATTTAATTGAATTAGCAAATATACCAGAAATTAAAGAAGGCGATCCAGTGGCAGAGATTATCGCTGAAAGTATGATTTCTGCCAATCTTTGTCTCAAAAATAGAGATATCATTTGCATTGCTTCAAAAATAGTTTCAATTGCGGAAAATAGCGTGGTATCTCTTGATACAGTAATTCCAAGTGATTTAGCAAAACAGCTTCACAAAAGAATTCCACGTAAAGATCCTAGAATTATTGAGTTAATTTTGGAATTAACAAATAGAGATCTATCCCTACTTGATGTAAGAGATAACTATATAGGTTGTAGATTAGCAAATGGATTAAAACTGACAAGCGGCGGAATAGATAAAAAGTCAGATGATGAGGTCGTAATGCTCCCTAAAGATCCAGATAAATCAGCAAAGAAAATTTCGGAATATCTAAGCTTAAAATTTAAGAAGCAAGTAGCAGTTATCATATCGGATAGTGATGGTAGAGAAGATAAACGAGGTGCAAATCAAGTAGCTATCGGAGTTTTTGGAATTGAACCATTAAGGAAAACAAAATCGATAGATATAACTACAGGTAAATGTAAAATTCAGGAGGAGACTTTATGCGATATGCTAGCAAGTAGTGCCGGTCTATTGATGGGTCAAAGAGGAACTGGAATTCCTGCTGTTATTATTAGAGGCTTAGATTATAAATGGTCGGAACATACGAGTATAAAGGAAGCATTAAATGAGTAG
- a CDS encoding sugar phosphate isomerase/epimerase family protein — translation MTFKITINLDEISDNLEDSLNFLNELSVTSCELRLINGKNLIQLNDAELIHLKEALRKHNITPISIASPLFKWTIGTHKTEDEIDLYGLSSNITIDQQWLYLRKIVFIAHFFEIKYIRIFGGIGCSTEEFLKNELFLNLLKEENLIFLIENELGTSVSKAEDLLKIANFIKTNAVNNLKIWFDIANYYRLDQNVGEALCQLKEYIYYIHCKNYLPDDKKVNYVELGKGIIDFKKVIKQIHQNFTHLIFSLETHEREQLKKKHSVKNSFLTLNKYINGDKNDFKFN, via the coding sequence ATGACATTTAAAATTACAATAAATTTGGACGAGATTTCGGATAATCTTGAAGATTCTTTAAACTTCTTAAATGAATTATCAGTAACGAGTTGTGAACTAAGGTTAATCAATGGCAAGAATCTTATACAACTGAATGATGCTGAGCTTATTCATTTAAAAGAAGCGTTAAGGAAACACAATATCACTCCAATTTCTATTGCAAGTCCCCTGTTTAAATGGACTATAGGAACTCATAAAACTGAAGACGAAATAGATTTGTATGGCCTATCTTCCAATATCACAATAGACCAACAATGGTTATATCTTAGAAAAATAGTTTTTATAGCTCATTTTTTTGAAATTAAATATATCAGAATTTTTGGAGGGATAGGCTGTTCAACAGAAGAGTTTTTAAAAAATGAACTTTTTTTAAATCTACTAAAAGAAGAAAACCTCATTTTCTTGATTGAAAATGAGTTAGGTACATCAGTCAGTAAGGCTGAAGATTTACTGAAAATAGCAAATTTCATAAAGACAAATGCAGTTAATAATTTGAAGATTTGGTTTGATATAGCTAATTATTATAGACTCGATCAAAATGTTGGAGAAGCTCTTTGTCAACTTAAGGAATACATTTACTATATTCATTGTAAGAATTACCTTCCTGATGATAAAAAGGTAAACTACGTGGAATTGGGAAAAGGTATTATTGATTTTAAAAAAGTTATTAAACAGATTCATCAAAACTTTACACATTTAATTTTTAGCCTTGAAACCCATGAAAGGGAGCAGCTTAAAAAAAAGCACTCTGTAAAAAATTCTTTTCTGACGTTAAACAAATATATAAATGGAGATAAAAATGACTTTAAATTTAATTGA
- a CDS encoding shikimate dehydrogenase produces the protein MTYSALIGNPVEHSISSYLFEYLNCNAGGLKDYKHQKILVESVSLEDKMKRLINDPQCLGFNITLPYKREVLKYINDLDESTQAIGSINNIYKTENSVRGTNTDWNGIYETLAFFGINKLQKCCILGTGGTCRAAIFALQQFNVLPIIVYREPLSENTLCLMEERPYLHYISYQELLKHLTEVDLIINTTPVGMITNDEELPIGLDVLDSVNFHDKYFLDVVFNPLHTKLYRYFSHKGAKAIDGLWVMIFQGIAAYSLWTNKRAEEHHLSKDDLVELHKYIGRKLKKR, from the coding sequence ATGACATATTCTGCCTTGATTGGGAATCCCGTTGAGCATTCTATATCGTCTTATTTATTTGAATATCTTAATTGTAACGCTGGAGGTTTGAAAGATTATAAACATCAAAAAATTCTAGTTGAATCAGTATCACTAGAAGATAAAATGAAGAGGTTGATAAATGATCCTCAATGTCTCGGGTTCAATATCACTTTACCCTATAAAAGAGAGGTATTAAAGTACATAAATGATTTAGATGAATCAACCCAAGCTATTGGGTCGATTAATAATATTTATAAAACGGAGAATAGTGTGAGAGGGACAAATACTGATTGGAACGGAATCTATGAGACACTAGCTTTCTTTGGCATCAATAAATTACAAAAATGTTGTATTTTAGGGACGGGTGGCACTTGTAGAGCTGCTATTTTCGCACTACAACAATTCAATGTTTTGCCAATAATAGTTTATAGAGAGCCACTCAGTGAAAATACGCTGTGCTTAATGGAAGAACGGCCCTATTTACACTATATTTCATATCAAGAGTTGCTTAAGCACCTTACTGAAGTAGACTTGATTATAAATACGACGCCTGTTGGAATGATTACTAACGATGAGGAACTACCAATTGGTTTAGATGTTTTAGACTCAGTAAATTTTCACGATAAATACTTTCTAGACGTTGTATTTAACCCCTTACATACTAAATTATATAGATATTTCAGTCATAAGGGTGCCAAAGCAATTGATGGCTTGTGGGTTATGATTTTTCAAGGTATTGCTGCGTATTCACTTTGGACTAATAAGAGGGCCGAAGAACATCACTTAAGCAAAGATGATTTAGTGGAATTACATAAATACATTGGAAGGAAACTAAAGAAGAGATGA
- a CDS encoding helix-turn-helix domain-containing protein: MLSNLGKTLRKVRKGKQVSLSSVADEHLSKSQISRFERGESEISCIRLINILDKLHISLDEFLILHDNDYPRTASFANLVQYIRKQYSSQNKANIAALLSNDSPYELNPLERTMIKSILHTLDKSFTPSDEEMLQLTDYLFKIEKWGYYEIILLANCIRTIHYNTCFLLTKEMLKNYIYSSLNKTNKKLVTQLAINYLIVSVDKSEFDNCMFLINEIKKLLDKELNYYEQTVFVYATGYWEFKNKRSSKGIEKMEKAMQIFEILGESQIKSQYLEHYKKHVKKN; the protein is encoded by the coding sequence ATGTTATCTAACCTTGGTAAAACACTTAGAAAAGTCCGTAAAGGCAAACAAGTAAGCTTGTCTTCTGTTGCAGATGAGCATCTATCGAAATCACAAATTTCGCGATTCGAACGAGGCGAGTCCGAAATATCTTGTATCCGACTTATCAATATCTTAGATAAATTGCATATTTCTTTAGATGAATTTCTTATTCTCCATGATAATGATTATCCTAGAACAGCCTCTTTTGCTAACCTAGTGCAATATATTCGCAAACAATATTCATCCCAAAATAAAGCTAACATTGCAGCTTTACTTTCCAATGATTCACCTTACGAATTGAATCCACTTGAAAGAACAATGATAAAATCAATTCTGCATACATTGGATAAGAGTTTTACGCCATCAGATGAAGAAATGCTTCAGTTAACAGATTATCTTTTCAAAATTGAAAAATGGGGTTATTACGAAATTATTTTATTAGCTAACTGCATTAGAACGATTCACTATAATACGTGTTTTTTACTTACTAAGGAAATGTTGAAAAATTATATCTACTCGTCGTTAAATAAAACAAATAAGAAACTTGTGACACAACTAGCAATAAATTACTTAATCGTTAGTGTTGATAAAAGTGAATTTGATAATTGTATGTTTCTAATTAATGAAATAAAAAAACTGTTAGATAAGGAATTAAATTACTATGAACAAACCGTTTTTGTGTATGCTACAGGATATTGGGAATTCAAAAATAAGCGATCATCCAAAGGGATAGAAAAAATGGAAAAAGCCATGCAAATCTTCGAAATTCTCGGAGAATCCCAAATTAAATCACAATACCTCGAACACTACAAAAAACATGTTAAAAAAAATTAA
- a CDS encoding tyrosine-type recombinase/integrase: protein MAMKNQKKYKGVYCDKNGKIFYQVDLGVDPVTGKRVQKKARKNQYGKSFSTMKEAYDELVRIRYEFNTNLSIENYNITFENYMNAIYLRAYKQKVQAVTYKTALPHHKLFIRYFGSKPLKAITARDCESFRLHIIEHYSENYAKNLWSRFKACMGYAERLGYISTMPCKTLDNPKGKHPDTPFWTYIEFQNFIKSFDLQDYEELQRFTTIWLYYMTGVRVSEGLSLWWEDVDFEQKFLKVHTTLEKDENGNWYRKDQTKTPAGERLIELDGVTIAVLENWRKKQVANQDKDFIISRFGEPFCKSTICRIIKRKAQVVGVPVITGKGLRHSHASYLINVLQKDILYVARRMGHADKSTTLNTYSHWFNVLDKTVSEEITQNMISAGLDSILCQNSCQPQN from the coding sequence ATGGCTATGAAAAATCAAAAAAAGTACAAAGGTGTTTATTGTGATAAGAATGGGAAGATATTTTATCAGGTTGATCTTGGAGTTGACCCAGTAACAGGTAAACGAGTTCAAAAGAAAGCTAGAAAGAATCAGTATGGTAAGTCATTTAGTACAATGAAGGAAGCATATGATGAGCTAGTCCGAATCAGGTATGAGTTTAATACTAATCTTAGTATTGAAAATTACAATATCACGTTTGAAAATTATATGAATGCTATTTATCTAAGAGCTTATAAACAAAAGGTGCAGGCTGTAACCTATAAAACTGCTTTACCACATCATAAGTTGTTTATTCGGTATTTTGGTTCTAAACCTTTGAAAGCAATAACAGCTCGGGATTGTGAATCTTTTAGATTACACATCATTGAACATTACTCTGAAAATTATGCGAAGAATTTATGGTCACGATTTAAGGCTTGTATGGGTTATGCTGAGAGATTAGGATATATTTCAACAATGCCGTGTAAAACTTTGGATAATCCCAAAGGAAAACATCCCGATACACCATTCTGGACTTATATTGAGTTTCAGAATTTCATTAAATCCTTTGATTTGCAAGATTATGAAGAGTTACAAAGGTTTACAACTATTTGGTTGTACTATATGACAGGTGTCCGTGTGAGTGAAGGTTTATCTTTATGGTGGGAAGATGTCGATTTTGAACAAAAATTCTTGAAAGTTCATACAACCTTGGAAAAGGATGAAAATGGGAATTGGTATCGTAAAGATCAAACAAAAACACCTGCGGGAGAGCGACTCATTGAATTAGATGGTGTGACAATAGCAGTATTGGAAAATTGGAGAAAAAAACAGGTTGCCAATCAAGATAAAGATTTCATCATTTCACGATTTGGAGAACCATTCTGTAAATCCACGATTTGTCGAATCATCAAAAGAAAAGCTCAGGTAGTAGGTGTACCAGTGATAACTGGAAAAGGTTTGAGACATAGTCATGCTTCCTATCTCATCAATGTATTGCAAAAAGATATTTTATATGTAGCAAGACGAATGGGACATGCTGATAAGTCTACAACTTTGAATACCTACAGCCACTGGTTTAATGTTTTGGATAAAACAGTATCAGAAGAAATAACCCAAAATATGATTAGTGCAGGATTAGATTCTATTTTATGCCAAAATTCCTGCCAACCTCAGAATTAA
- a CDS encoding DUF3173 family protein, whose amino-acid sequence MRTVTYKDLMKIGFPEHTARNIVREAKKIAVKKFEEARKVDNNAVKLSKSPFDNRRLGIAPKDIVEELIGISLSEENLESEN is encoded by the coding sequence ATGAGAACAGTAACATATAAAGACTTAATGAAAATTGGTTTCCCAGAACATACGGCAAGAAACATCGTTAGAGAAGCTAAAAAAATAGCAGTAAAAAAGTTTGAAGAAGCTCGTAAAGTAGACAATAATGCGGTAAAATTAAGTAAATCGCCCTTTGACAATAGAAGACTTGGTATTGCTCCGAAAGATATTGTAGAAGAGTTAATTGGTATTTCACTCTCTGAAGAAAATTTGGAAAGTGAGAATTAG
- a CDS encoding helix-turn-helix domain-containing protein, whose protein sequence is MYIRLKNLREDNDLSQTQIANYLHCSQSAYSRIESGRQDVPTLFLKKLARLYRVTTDYILEMEKI, encoded by the coding sequence ATGTATATCAGATTAAAAAATCTAAGAGAGGATAATGATTTATCACAGACTCAGATTGCAAATTATTTACATTGTTCACAGTCTGCATATTCTAGAATAGAGAGTGGAAGGCAAGATGTTCCTACATTATTTTTAAAAAAATTAGCTAGACTATATAGAGTAACTACAGATTATATTTTAGAAATGGAAAAAATATAA